The sequence AGCCCATCATGGAGAAGCGCAGGAGAGCTCGCATCAATGAGAGCCTGGGCCAGCTCAAGACTCTCATCCTGGATGCTCTGAAGAAAGATGTAAGTCACAGCTGTAGGCTTAGAGCTCAGCATCTTCTCCTGCCCTGCTTTATCCCTCTGTGCTGCTTTTTCTGAGCCCGATTCTCATGCAATTCCTATTTGTCTCCCTGCAGAGCTCTAGACACTCCAAGTTGGAAAAGGCTGATATTTTGGAGATGACCGTCAAACATCTGAGGAACCTGCAGCGAGTCCAGATGACAGGTACTTACCTTCCAGACTTGTGTTATCATATGGGACCAATATAGAGCTGGTGGTGGGGATGCTGGGGCTTGTGGTTCTTATGAGCCTCTGATGCTATGGGATCACCAGTAGACAGTAGTGAGGTGGGGGTACATGCCTGTACATATCTAATGGGGATGCAGAGGACTAATCTTCATGTCTTGTTTTCCTCCATAGCTGCTCTGACTGCAGATCCCTCAGTCCTTGGAAAGTACAGGGCAGGATTCAATGAGTGCATGAATGAAGTCACCCGCTTCCTCTCCACCTGCGAAGGGGTGAACACCGAGGTCAGGACACGTCTTCTTGGTCATCTCTCCAGCTGCTTGGGCCAGATTGTGGCCATGAATTACCAACAACCACCTCCATCCAGCCAACCCATGCATGTCCAGCTGCCCTCAGCACCTGTCTCCTCCGCTCCAGTACCCATGCCCTGCAAGATGACCACCGCCGAGTCCGTATCTCCTAAGGTCTTCCAGGGAGGTTTCCAGCTGGTTCCAGCCACTGATGGACAATTTGCATTCCTTATCCCTAACCCAGCTTATGCCTCCAGCCCTGGACCTGTTATCCCTCTCTACGCCAATGGAAATGTCACATCCAGCGGTGGAGTTCAAGCCCCATCTCCAGTGCAAGGACTCACCACTTTCAGCCACAAGATGCCCCACTTGTCTCAGTCAGTAAGCCCCCTGGGGGTCAGCACTGGACCCGACACTGAGTCTGTCTGGAGACCCTGGTGAAGCCATCCATAAGACTGTATTGATTGGTTCCGTTGTATGGGACCTTGCCCTAGAGACAATCTAACCTATTTATTTCCACATAGGAGGAACTTTTTATGATGAAAATCTTGTATAAATGACCCATTTTGTAAtaagacagaatttttttttaaaagttttgtaCAATTGGTACAAATAATGTGTAATGCCAAAGTTCTTGTGGTGTTTTTGTGTCAAAAACTTCCCAAACTTGCAGGAGTTTTATGAAATAAACTCTTTAAAATGTATCCTGGTGTTTGATTTTTGGGGTCTTGGCTTCATCTGGTTGGGGTACTCGTGCACTTCCATATCATGAAGCTATATTTgcatgtttgggggggggggggggacattgtCCTATCAGATCAGTAGGACATGCCATCAGTATCGCCCAGCTATCTGTGCCATCTCCAATGGGCAGTGCTCACCCTGAAGAGACCTGTCATTCAGGAATTGCAGGGATCAGGCTAATTCCCTCCAAAAAAGAACAATAGCCAGAAGTGTAAAAGTCAGTCCTTTGTGGTCTCAGATAATTACAAGGTATAATGGGTCTCATCTattatgcgggggggggggggggggggcgttgcccacCCTCCACTCCTGAGACTCATGGGCTGTAAATGCAATGTCCTGCCTCATAAAAGAATTCACCATGGGGGAGCACACATTCTGCCACACAGCATTGGGAGTCATTGGCTGCACTTGACGCTGTGCCACGATTGCTCCGTATGCTGTGGAGGTGGTCTGGGGGCCTCTGAGGGGTCTCATCCCCCTCCTCCACCACCTACACTGATTATCTGTATGTGCCCAGCGCAATCCATGagcacagcaggaggaggggccagGGTGATGGGCATACAACATGGCATAGAGTATGGTGGTCTTCACATGCCCCCCACTATGGGTGATCAGCAAAGGGTCCGTAATATTCCTGAGGGGCACACAGCTTGGCAAAGGACAGACGGCTGCTAATGTCTCTGGCTCATGGTGACTGAGTTCATAAATCAGGGCAAAATCCATATTTCACAGCTTTCTGCTTCATTATCTATTTCATACCTAGGTCAGTATTCCATATCTCTCATCTCTATCTTATTTCATACCTAGGTCAGTATTCCATATCTCTCATCTCTATCCTATTTCATACCTAGGTCTGTATTCCATATCTCATCTCTATCCTATTTCATACCTAGGTCTGTATTccatatctatctacagtatctttcTTTTCTATGTATCCATCTATCGTTATTAAACCTCTTGGATAATTCCCTGCCATTTTTCTGTCTTCATACAGCATGGAGCCCAATACTATTCTGACATTGTAATGTGAAGGATGTATTAGTGCCGTGTGCTTACAGTACATGGATAGACCTGGTCACAGCAGGTGGCTGGCATGAAGGGAAGGACCTGTCATTACCTATCCTCTCCTCTAGAGGGAGCTTAGAGGTCTGTGGAAAATTAACCAGATAATTGACAGATCAGTTGACAGGATGGCACTCCTGATTATTCGTGTACATCACTTGTAAGGctacttgcgtttggtgcggatccgtcttgtatctgcacagacggatccgcacgaataatgcaaacgcttgtatgctttaataacggatcagtttgcattattcataaaaaaagtcAGTCAAAACGGATTACATCGAaagccaatgggggacggatccatttttaatggcaccatattgtgtcagtaaaaaacggatccgtccccatcgacttacattgtaagtcaggacggatccgtttggctccacatggTCAGACTGTCATCAAAACGAtgcaagctgcattttagtggccgtctaaaaaacgcaacggagaccaaacgcagccaaattgatgcattctgaacggatccttatctattcagaatgcattgggcgctgaactgatccatttttaaccgtttgtgagagccctgaaacggatcccacaaacggaattcaaaacgccagtgtgaaagtatcctaagacGTCTTGTGTGACTAAAGCAAATTCCTTTTATAATGAAAActtctgcaactttctaacaTTTTTCAGTATTTGTCACCTTTTCCAAGATCGCTGTAGTCATTGATTGGGGCCATTTCTctcttcttatttatttattttattttattttatgcacttatatactgTGTAGCTCTGAAAATATTGCCTacacttatttattttatgcactcatatagcgctactatattccgcagcactttgcaGACATTAGATTGGAGACAACTGTAGCAaactctcagctgtgagaagtatggGTTTGCCTGCATGGGTTTAAGCCTTTGAATGTGAGCAAAAATGTTCCCATTGGCAGTAGAGATCAGCAAAGCCAGCTTTGGATattacatccgaagtcgcttcattcaaaacttcggattaatactgcactgagatccgtctccatactgtattcgggtccattcacacgtccgtaatttgggtccgcattcgttctgcaatttgcggacccattcactttcaatggggatggaacggatgcaaatccacatttccgggatccgttttttcgggatccgcaatttagttcctggaaaaaatagaacatgtcctatgcttgtccgcaattgcggaccagaaaaggcattttctattatagtgtctgtgatgtgcggatccgcaaattgcggatcgcacattgcaggtgtccgtgttttgcgaatccgcaaaacacttacggacgtgtgaatggacccttaaaatgtATGGGTTTCGATAAGCCAAAGTTAGTTATTCGCAAAGTTGCACGTGAATAACTTTAGTAatttatttttaaagtggaaaactacTTTAAAACCTGAAACTGAACTCAATTTCTACATTTAAATCCCtgctcagtgactgacagcctgccctctatgactgtgtatacagagatacctgtcagtcactgataggaccgcctcctggacttcagagctcagaatgagcagggattgtttaaggctactttcacacttgcggcagagtgtcgCCAAAActtcctgccggatccggcaaatcgTTTGCCAaccgatggcatttgtaagactgatcagtctgaaaaatgcctgatcagttagaaaaatgcattaaaatgctgaatccgtctttctggtgtcatccggaaaaactgatccggcatttatttttttaacctttttttcggtctgcgcagatccggcattccggtattttgaatgcattcaggcaagtcttcagtttttttggccggagataaaaccgtagcatgctgcggttttatcttttgcctgatcagtcaaaacgactgaactgaagacatcctgatgcatcctgaacggattgctctccattcagaatgcatggggataaaactgatcagttcttttccggcattgagcccttttgacggaaatctatgccagaaaagaaaaacgcaagtgtgaaagtaccctaactgaaTCTGTTCCCAAAAAAACTTgtatccatctgctcagctcctcctgctctataacatgcagcctgcagctcagacaccatgttcaatgtgacaggttccctttaatgtaagTCATACATGGCAGACGACTCGCCTGCGACTTGGCTGTGTTTTCAGAGCCAAATCTCCATTCTAAAATAGTCAGACAACAGGAAGCTGCAGACAAGGCGCACATATTTTTGTGTCATGCTGCTTTTCTGTGTCTTGCACATGTCGCCGTGTAACTGAAcccttaaagcctcattcacacgtcagtgttctgtACGTGTtctctgcggacagcacacgtacccattcattttaatgtgtgtagtcacacatcagtgttttaccaCGGTCCCTGGGTCCGTGTTTTTGGCACAGAagaatgctctattttgtccgtgttcacggacctATAAcgtctattatagtctatgggtctgtgaaaaccacagatgcaacacgaatgccatctgtgtttcacggatcattagtaatagatgctttgaaaatgatttttcagctgtgcagtgaaacacggatgcaacatgggcagcaaaaaaacggacacacagatccttcacggatgcatcactgaccaccttctcatggatactgacgtgtgaatgaggcttaagacaTACAGAAGTAACAGTTGTACCTTGGCCCGGTTGTCTGAGGTGCCCAAATGCCTGTCTGCCAGTAGTGTACATGGCACTTTGTAGGTAGAGGTCCTCCGTCAAGATTTGCATTTGAGgggtttaaagggaatgtgtcatcagactatgacctacagggagtgcagaattattaggcaagttgtatttttgaggattaattttattattgaacaacaaccatgttctcaatgaacccaaaaaactcattaatatcaaagctgaatatttttggaagtagtttttagtttgtttttagttttagctattttagggggatatctatgtgtgcaggtgactatttctgtgcataattattaggcaacttaacaaaaaacaaatatatacccatttcaattatttatttttaccagtgaaaccaatataacatctcaacattcacaaatatacatttctgacattcaaaaacaaaacaaaaacaaatcagtgaccaatatagccacctttctttgcaaggacactcaaaagcctgccatccatggattctgtcagtgttttgatctgttcaacatcaacattgcgtgcagcagcaaccacagcctcccagacactgttcagagaggtgtactgttttccctccttgtaaatctcacatttgtgatggaccacaggttctcaatggggttcagatcaggtgaacaaggaggccatgtcattagattttcttcttttataccctttcttgccagccacgctgtggagtacttggacgcgtgtgatggagcattgtcctgcatgaaaatcatgtttttcttgaaggatgcagacttcttcctgtaccactgcttgaagaaggtgtcttccagaaactggcagtaggactgggagttgagcttgactccatcctcaacccgaaaaggccccacaagctcatctttgatgataccagcccaaaccagtactccacctccaccttgctggcgtctgagtcggactggagctctctgccctttaccaatccagccacgggcccatccatctggcccatcaagactcactctcatttcatcagtccataaaaccttagaaaaatcagtcttgagatatttcttggcccagtcttgacatttcagcttgtgtgtcttgttcagtggtggtcgtctttcagcctttcttaccttggccatgtctctgagtattgcacaccttgtgcttttgggcactccagtgatgttgcagctctgaaatatggccaaactggtggcaagtggcatcttggcagctgcacgcttgacttttctcagttcatgggcagttattttgcgccttggtttttccacacgcttcttgcgaccctgttgactattttgaatgaaacgcttgattgttcgatgatcacgcttcagaagctttgcaattttaagagtgctgcatccctctgcaagatatctcactatttttgacttttctgagcctgtcaagtccttcttttgacccattttgccaaaggaaaggaagttgcctaataattatgcacacctaatatagggtgttgatgtcattagaccacaccccttcccattacagagatgcacatcacctaatatgcttaattggtagtaggctttcgagcctatacagcttggagtaagacaacatgcataaagaggatgatgtggtcaaaatgctcatttgcctaataattctgtactccCTGTATTCGTTtacatcacatttttatgtttaacatattttctaAGAATTTTTGGAGATGCCCATTGAAgtgtatgggtccgtgaaaatcacatcTATGACActgagttcagacctgagcgtatttgatatgcgcgtttaacgcgcgtttttgtccatagtcaacgcgcgtattattgtttatgcgtcgggcgtttttcagcgcgttcgaacgcgctgtaaaacgcaaaaatgtgaaccagtcccatagggaagcattggtttgcatcggttatgcgttttacagaGCGTTCGAAGGCGCGGTAAAACGCGCAAGTGTTAATTTTCAACTGAGCAACGTCTGTGGATTACGGATGACATAAGGAAGCTAAAAACGGACCAAACACGGCTCCTTCACGTACATCGTCACGTCTtcatctgtacagatcactttattgcagttacctgcttatctgtcattctaatcctgcctgtactgatatcacctctgtgtacagataagacgggatccaccattcacaataggggaTTGCcacatcttatctattctttccttgtaccatgacctctgcacaggtcaccgagcatgcctagaagactctcccatGGAAGTCACTGAGGTCTctgcctgaccattgtgtctatggaccatggggctgccgtaaaggaaTTTTctgaatgctttctaaatgctgttaagaacagctcaggcaagatggccgcccccgtaatcctgttcaggaaacagaataaataagtcagacagaaagaaaaaaagtcagaaagaaaaaaaggatagGTGCCGCTATCTGGTTTTGAATAGCAGAAACATTTTCTTGTGACACAGTCtctttggggctcatgcacacaaacgtattttttttccgcgCCCATTCCGTACTTTTTGCGGCCCATATGTgggaccattcacttcaatggggctgcaaaaaatggaaataactCAATGTTTGTATgaccgttctgcaaaaaatggaattagtcctattattgtcagcattatggacaaggaaagGACTGCTTTATTACCGCCCGGCCGCTCAGTTCCGCAAaatgccgaatgcacacggccggtatccatgttttgcagatctgcaatttgcggaccgctaaaCAGCCAAGGGTTGAGTGCATGCGACTTTAAAGGTAAATTCACACAGGCAAAACTGTGTCCCACTATTTTCAATGGGGATCTGGGTTACCGCTCAtatggccattatatatatatatatatatatatatatatatatatatataactggaaGGTGATGGAAACGATTTTTTATTACAACATGTCACTTTTAATGCAAGCCCTGAGGCCTCCGGGTCCAATATCTCCCCGTCCTCAGAGAAATGCCACCCTCCATCCGCTAATGAGATCCACACCTGAATATGCAGCTCCCTTCCCTCAAGGTTAATGGGTTGCATATTTGGGATCTTCCAGTAACACTACCCCTTCTTCCTCCTGGATCGGCCTTTCCCATCTATGTGCTGCGAGATCCGTCTGAAGGAAAGCACAGTCAGCCTTTGAAAGGCTATACATCCCGTGCTTGTAACCAGAGACCTCCCCAGACATGAGGTCCTCTCCTGTGGGAGCAGCAGCTGGTGTCTGCCTAATAAAACACACACTCTCACATAATTCATGGCTGACCTCCTCCACCACAGGCCTATCTACAGCACACACAGGCGCACACCTCCTCCTACCCCTCCGGGATTTCACTGAATTTTACTGTGTgcaagaccttttttttttttttaaatcagccaAGACACATAAATACGCAATTAAAGGAACGCGGTAAATGGTCATTCAGGAAAACTGAAAATTcaacaccctaaggcctcatgcacacgaacgtattttgtttctgagTCCGTtccactgtctgcatccgtatgtccgttccgtagtctcgcaaaaaaaaaatagaacatgtcctattcttgtccgttttgcggacaaggataggcattgttacaatggatccgcaaaaaaaaggatgccatacggacatcatccgttttttctgtggaccgcaaaacacatacagtcgtgtgcatgtagcctaaggcttcatgcacacaagcgttgttttggtccgcatccgagccgcagtttttgccggctcagatgcggacccagtcacttcaatggggccgcaaaagatgcagacagcactccgtgtgctgtccgcaactgttgctctgttccgtggtccgcaaataaaatataacctgtcctattattgtccgttttgcggacgccatccgtgttttgccaatccacaatttgtggactgcaaaacacacaatgttCGTATGCATGTAGCCTCTTTCATGAgctggccgggcccgtgctgcggtccacaatgcacgggcaccaaccgtggggcagccgcatgcggatcgcggacccattcacgtaaatggggtctgcgatccgtccgttccacaaaaagatagaacaagttttaATAAGTATCATAGTGCATAGgccctgtgtaagtgtgtgtgggcAGAGGGGTAGGTAGTCTATGAAGAACCTGACATGGCATCTCTCCTTGGCAGATATGCAGGCTGAGGGTACGGccgcacggtcaggtttcctgatgcagttttggaagccaatatCAGGGGTGGATCATAAgagagaagtcgtatctgtcctttatactttccctCCTTTTATGATGCCCTCCATATttaggcttcaaaaactgcatcaggaaacctgaccgtgtggtcgtaccctcaAGCTTCCTGCAGACGAAGAAATctattttgctgtccgtgtgcttCCCGCAATTCTCACGgtccccattgtagaaatgtctattcttgtccacaaaatggacaagaatagccatGTTCTTTAATTGGTGGCGCGGCCGcaaggatgcagacagcacacaaatgacatccatgtgcagccccgtggaagtgaatggatccgcaaaaaatgcaaacCAGATGCGGActgaaaatatggtcatgtgcagaCAGGCCATAGACctccacagggaaatttcccagtgggccaccCAAGTCCTCTTCACGGTTACCAGCCagatacataaagatctgatgctctcagtattaggctaggtctacacgatgacatttgttgcatcaatgtcgcgcgacaatttttataatggcagtctatggtgtcgcactgcaacatgcgacatgctgcgacgtgacagtcgcagaaaaatccatctcgaatggattttctgcgactgttgcgttgcagtcgcagcatgttgcatgttgcagtgtgacaccatagactgccattataaaaatggttgcgcgacaaatgtcatcgtgtagacttagccttaattaatgctaggagcatcagatactcatgcacctggccagcagccgcaggtgtcctgaattcaactgtatcaacgTCTTCAGGACGGTGATAAAGTTGAATATTGCTGCAGGGGTggcagtattgtgtgctgcactgtgatatttggttctgctggggcggtattttgttctgcactacaataatgctggccccacctacttctgttgccccgccttctgttaatttagacctgtctacaacatggggctacttttagttttttttccagggcgacTTTCCCAGCCCACCACCAAGTGTACATACGCTTTATACTGGTCCTGCCATGGCCTGCACCTGGACTCTTATCTAGCACTGTTATAAAAAgacataggggagatttatcaaaactggtagtttaactggcttagttgtctatagcaaccaatcagattccacttttaatttttcagagctcttttggaaaatgaaaggtggaatctggttgctatgggcaactaaggctactttcacactagcgtttctattttctggcattgagatccgtcatagggtctcaataccggaattgtccccattcattgtcagtggggacaaaacgtaactgaacagaatagaatacattttggagcatttggttgcgttctcataccggagagcaaaccgcagcaagctgtgTTCTTCTTTCCGTCataggatgcggagcaagacggatccgtcatgacccacaatgcaagtcaatggggacgaatccgtttaactctgacacaatctgacacaatagaaaacggattcgtcccccgttgactttaaatagagttcatgacggatccgtcttggctatgttaaagataatacaacctgatccgttcataacggatgaagATGGTTGTataatcagtaacggaagcgtttttgctgaacactgccggatccagcaaaagcgctagtgtgaaagtagcctaagccagtttaactttataccagttttgataaatctcctcccaaACTCCTGTGCTGACCAGTGCATGACCACAATAGATGCAGGGCCGGTGTCAGCACCCGGCACACCCGGGCAAGTGCcagggcccactgctcctggggggcccactgtgcccgctcactcctgcagctgtgtcctggtcttcattaaactgcctgttctgaattctagggcagcttaccccagcaatgcagacaattttcgccatgtgcactgctagggtggccggacagtccggttttcaggctccctgtcctccgtccggctcagtgcctggacagacacagggatgttctCCTTTTCAgtagctgcagcaactgaccgaggcttctctcacccccagtcagtcactagagccgcagatatggctccctgtggctgactgagggggagagaagcacatcggctgcccccagctcaccttccacCTTCACGTGCATTGGAGGCGTGGTTTGGGGTGCCGTGGGCGTGGTTTGGGGCGTGGCCTGTGAGGTCCGGCTTTCTAGGgtaaagccagtggccaccctatgcACTGCTGAGGTGGGCAGCCCcaggactcagaacagggtagatggagtttcCTACCGGGCTTAAGGACCTTCCTGATGTCATCCGCCCATGTGACCAGTGGGGGAGAAGCTGGAGGAGCAGAGAGCGGTGTTCCTGTATGGACTGGAGAAGAGCCAGGCTGAAcgtggtgaggcctagctgtgtgtatgtccctgtgtctgtgtgtgtgtgtatttgaccGTCCCTGTCAGTCCTTGTGCGTCCCTGTGTCTGTGTCCCTGTGTCTGTccctatgtatgtgtgtgtgtctgtccctgtgtgtgtgtctgtctgtccttgtgcgtccctgtgtctgtgtgtgtccctgtgtctgtcacagtgtgtgtgtgtgtgtgtctgtccctgtgtgtgtgtcaccatcaccatgcccacagtgttcctctgTCTTGactcagctgcatcaggacgttctatgcggggcaagaagaagaagatggaaaaggaggcagcgccgccagcatggagtccgtgggagaggcacagggaggcacactaaggatgtaggtaccactaccacatgatctacactagtgttatctgtggttttacataggactgcaggtaacactagcacattatcagcactgcaggtgatatctactatattatctgtactcagagagttatcactgtgtaaggggccccactgagactttatcgcctaaGGGCCCACATGAGCCTGGAGCCGACCCTGAATAGATGGATATTTCTGTATTCACCTGATCAGCCACAGTTCTACAGCTGCGAGACGCCCCCGTGACACTTCACCGACAGGAGCAGACATCTCAGCCAGCTCTGACAATCTCACGCCTGCGCCGCTGCTCTGCTTCCGCGCTGTTTTACACTTCCGGGTAATGCCACATGAACAGTCGCTGCTCCAGCTGTGGAAGCAGAGCCACTGCACCTCGCTGCCACTCGGAGCAATATTGTCAGGGCCGCCAGAGACGTCCACTACTGTCAATCAAGCGTCAGGGCGGCCTCTTCACCTGTAGAGCTCTGGTTGATTTGTATGAATCTGTATATGTCATATTCTCATGAACAGTCACTGTGTTCCTTGTGAAGCAGGCCTGGAAATAGAGCTCTATTGATTACTGCGAATAAAGCTTCCTCTATactcctgactagggatgagcgaacctgaactttacaggttCGGCGTTCGGGTAGTGGAGGAATTCCCTTATAgattctgttataacggaattctattacggaatgcaaaacagaagcctttaagaggcattccattttgatccgtcataatatgtCTATGACCaatcataatggatccgtctggtttccgttatgcaggacttttttttccgtcctgcataacggaaaccaggacagATCTGTTATGCTGCCGATAGACCTCtaatatgacggaatgcaaagcggaatgcttccgttttgcattccgtctacgaattctgttataacggaatccataacggaattcctcCACTACTCTACTCGAACTTTAcaggttcgggttcgctcatccctacacatcCACCATCTAACCTGCCGATCCAGTGCTCCTTGCCAGTCTTTATTTGCTGCTGCGATGATGTTCCTGTCTACCCACATGaatactgcagccaatcactggtctccgAATGTACAGCAtgagaccactgaggccagtgattggctgcagcagtcaccttGGTAGACTGAAGCCAattgaagggcatctgtcagaaaaaatttacctatgaaactggctgacctgttccatgtgcacttggcagctgaaggcatctgtgttggtcccatgttcatatgtgcctgcattactgagaaaattatgttttaatatatgcaaatgagcctctaggagcaatgggggcggtgccattacacctagaggctctgccgtCTCTGAAACTGCAgcgtcctctccactttgattg is a genomic window of Bufo bufo chromosome 1, aBufBuf1.1, whole genome shotgun sequence containing:
- the HES4 gene encoding transcription factor HES-4 isoform X1 is translated as MPADSMEKPTASPIAGAPASSAQTPDKPKSASEHRKVTTDAMPTMCPSMPPPRKAWDPPVQLTVTDQFSLFLQSSKPIMEKRRRARINESLGQLKTLILDALKKDSSRHSKLEKADILEMTVKHLRNLQRVQMTAALTADPSVLGKYRAGFNECMNEVTRFLSTCEGVNTEVRTRLLGHLSSCLGQIVAMNYQQPPPSSQPMHVQLPSAPVSSAPVPMPCKMTTAESVSPKVFQGGFQLVPATDGQFAFLIPNPAYASSPGPVIPLYANGNVTSSGGVQAPSPVQGLTTFSHKMPHLSQSVSPLGVSTGPDTESVWRPW
- the HES4 gene encoding transcription factor HES-4 isoform X2: MPADSMEKPTASPIAGAPASSAQTPDKPKSASEHRKSSKPIMEKRRRARINESLGQLKTLILDALKKDSSRHSKLEKADILEMTVKHLRNLQRVQMTAALTADPSVLGKYRAGFNECMNEVTRFLSTCEGVNTEVRTRLLGHLSSCLGQIVAMNYQQPPPSSQPMHVQLPSAPVSSAPVPMPCKMTTAESVSPKVFQGGFQLVPATDGQFAFLIPNPAYASSPGPVIPLYANGNVTSSGGVQAPSPVQGLTTFSHKMPHLSQSVSPLGVSTGPDTESVWRPW